One region of Quercus lobata isolate SW786 chromosome 2, ValleyOak3.0 Primary Assembly, whole genome shotgun sequence genomic DNA includes:
- the LOC115959328 gene encoding uncharacterized protein LOC115959328 codes for MGVNPDESLIAEVDEEVLHSHRERVAPTPREDDEDARQGDIIRDSIALAMWQNYVIIGGRVNGTFTSKAYDDIVKELVEKFDMEINKDKVKNQQKTLKKNFHECYDIFKDGLSGFGWNDSLKMWTAEPEVWEPLIAINYHFLWHNFGLDRAKGDHAETAKEKRVRYAASTTIDEIDNLISQNEVSLENFEVEDDQRSPEINVAHSRVSSQDAMSSKSKKRRLTEDDELGNVISQSFDNVSKAIDRATEVMAKCFSKSYGAEVHAALGLLELDPISKTEAYIFLMENPTYKEMFFGCPDHERKCVLLTLMSRPKNLKSVGFFGQP; via the exons atggGTGTCAATCCTGATGAAAGTCTTATTGCTGAAGTTGATGAAGAGGTTTTGCATTCTCATCGTGAACGTGTAGCCCCTACTCCAAGAGAAGATGATGAGGATGCTAGGCAAGGAGATATTATAAGAGATTCTATAGCATTAGCCATGTGGCAAAACTAT GTGATCATAGGTGGTAGAGTTAATGGAACTTTTACCTCTAAGGCATATGATGACATAGTGAAAGAGTTGGTTGAAAAATTTGACATGGAAATTAACAAAGATAAGGTGAAAAATCAACAGAAGACACTAAAGAAGAATTTTCATGAATGTTATGACATATTTAAAGATGGATTGAGTGGTTTTGGATGGAATGATTCTTTAAAAATGTGGACAGCTGAACCAGAAGTTTGGGAGCCACTCATAGCGAtaaattaccatttttt ATGGCACAACTTTGGGCTCGATAGAGCAAAAGGTGATCATGCTGAAACTGCAAAGGAGAAACGTGTTAGGTATGCTGCATCGACCACTATTGATgagattgataatttgatatctcAAAATGAAGTTTCTTTGGAGAACTTTGAAGTGGAAGATGATCAGAGGTCACCAGAAATTAATGTTGCACATTCTCGAGTGTCATCACAAGATGCAATGTCTtctaaaagcaagaaaagacgATTGACAGAAGATGATGAACTCGGAAATGTAATTTCCCAGTCATTTGATAATGTATCAAAGGCAATTGATAGGGCGACTGAGGTTATGGCAAAGTGCTTTTCAAAGTCATATGGAGCAGAAGTTCACGCAGCTTTGGGCCTATTGGAGTTAGATCCAATATCAAAGACTGAGGCCTACATATTTTTGATGGAAAATCCAACATATAAGGAGATGTTCTTTGGTTGCCCAGATCATGAGCGCAAATGTGTCTTATTGACACTAATGTCTAGgcctaaaaatttaaaaagtgtgGGATTTTTTGGCCAACCTTAG
- the LOC115978350 gene encoding gibberellin-regulated protein 1-like codes for MHLHTNQFTTHLLSFRIFVFFSKASLSNNLPSLQGMAISKTLIAPILISLLLLHLAESYQKVITTMVESPSPSPSPPQKIDCDDACDARCQLSSRPNLCKRACGTCCARCDCVPPGTSGNYDVCPCYANMTTHGGRHKCP; via the exons ATGCACCTTCATACTAATCAGTTTACTACCcatcttttaagttttagaatattcgtttttttttcaaaagcaaGCCTTAGTAACAATCTTCCAAGTCTTCAAGGCATGGCCATCTCTAAAACACTAATTGCTCCAATTCTcatttctcttctccttcttcaCCTAGCTGAATCTTATCAAAAg GTGATCACAACCATGGTCGAGAGCCCAAGCCCAAGTCCTTCCCCACCACAAAAGATAG ATTGTGATGATGCTTGTGATGCGAGGTGCCAATTGTCTTCGAGGCCAAACCTATGCAAGAGGGCATGTGGAACTTGTTGTGCTCGTTGTGATTGTGTTCCTCCAGGCACTTCTGGAAACTATGATGTGTGTCCCTGCTATGCCAATATGACTACACATGGTGGCAGACACAAATGCCCTTAA
- the LOC115959338 gene encoding uncharacterized protein LOC115959338, with protein MLIGRARNLLVEYLEAWTHLELPVFPVTTGPSQQWQPPIGSMYKLNFDAAVFNDIFASSVGMVIRNGGGQVMAAMSSRGLAVSDSEEAEILACRRALEFAIDAGFADLVVEGDNSNVMRSIVSAQSDWSRLGNIYDDVRCLADRLRLVAFQCIRRSANGVAHSLARFARHTSEDCIWLEDSPLPALKALYVDYFSLVV; from the coding sequence ATGTTGATTGGGCGTGCTCGCAATCTCCTTGTGGAGTACTTGGAGGCTTGGACTCACCTGGAATTACCTGTGTTTCCTGTGACTACTGGCCCATCACAACAGTGGCAGCCACCTATAGGATCGATGTACAAACTAAATTTTGATGCTGCAGTTTTCAATGATATTTTTGCCTCTAGTGTTGGTATGGTTATTCGAAATGGAGGTGGTCAGGTTATGGCTGCGATGTCGTCGAGGGGTCTTGCAGTTTCGGATAGTGAAGAGGCAGAGATTTTGGCTTGTCGTCGAGCTCTGGAGTTTGCAATTGATGCTGGGTTTGCTGACTTAGTTGTGGAGGGTGACAATTCAAATGTGATGCGGTCTATTGTTTCTGCCCAGTCGGATTGGTCTCGGTTGGGGAACATTTATGACGATGTTCGTTGTTTGGCTGATAGGTTGAGACTTGTGGCATTTCAATGTATTAGACGTTCTGCTAATGGGGTTGCCCATTCTCTTGCTCGCTTTGCTAGACATACTTCTGAGGATTGTATTTGGCTGGAGGATTCCCCTTTGCCAGCTCTAAAAGCTTTGTATGTggattatttttctcttgttgtTTAA
- the LOC115978421 gene encoding snakin-2-like, translating into MAISKALIASILISILVFYLVEADQMVNTADTTKGSPSKKIDCGAACSARCQLSSRPNLCKRACGTCCARCSCVPPGTSGNRDVCPCYATMITRGGQLKCP; encoded by the exons ATGGCCATCTCAAAGGCTTTAATTGCTTCTATTCTCATTTCCATTCTCGTTTTCTATCTCGTTGAAGctgatcaaatg GTGAACACAGCAGATACAACAAAGGGTTCTCCGAGTAAAAAAATAG ATTGTGGAGCAGCATGTAGTGCAAGGTGTCAGTTATCGTCTAGGCCAAACCTGTGCAAGAGGGCTTGTGGGACTTGCTGTGCTCGCTGCAGCTGTGTTCCTCCAGGCACTTCTGGCAACCGTGATGTATGCCCCTGCTACGCCACCATGATCACCCGTGGTGGCCAACTCAAGTGCccttga
- the LOC115977973 gene encoding gibberellin-regulated protein 1-like yields MAISKALIASILISILVFHLVEADQLVNTDATKGSPSKKIDCGAACSARCQLSSRPNLCKRACGTCCARCNCVPPGTSGNRDVCPCYATMTTHGGQLKCP; encoded by the exons ATGGCCATCTCAAAGGCTTTAATTGCTTCTATTCTCATTTCCATTCTCGTTTTCCATCTCGTTGAAGCTGATCAATTG GTGAACACAGATGCAACAAAGGGTTCTCCCAGTAAAAAAATAG ATTGTGGAGCAGCATGTAGTGCAAGGTGTCAGTTATCGTCTAGGCCAAACCTGTGCAAGAGGGCATGTGGGACTTGCTGTGCTCGCTGCAACTGTGTTCCTCCAGGCACTTCCGGCAACCGTGATGTATGCCCCTGCTACGCTACCATGACCACTCATGGTGGCCAACTCAAGTGCCCTTGA
- the LOC115977790 gene encoding snakin-2-like isoform X1 produces the protein MAISKALIASVLISLIVIHLVEADQVVNTDAAKKKIDCGAACSARCQLSSRPNLCKRACGTCCSRCSCVPPGTSGNRDVCPCYATMTTRGGKLKCP, from the exons ATGGCCATCTCAAAGGCTTTAATTGCTTCTGTTCTCATTTCTCTTATCGTTATCCATCTCGTTGAAGCTGATCAGGTG GTGAACACAGATgcagcaaagaaaaaaatag ATTGTGGAGCAGCATGTAGTGCGAGGTGTCAGTTATCGTCTAGGCCGAACCTGTGCAAGAGGGCATGTGGGACTTGCTGTTCTCGCTGCAGCTGTGTTCCTCCAGGCACTTCCGGCAACCGTGATGTATGCCCCTGCTACGCCACCATGACCACCCGTGGTGGCAAACTCAAGTGCCCTTGA
- the LOC115977790 gene encoding gibberellin-regulated protein 1-like isoform X2, translating into MAISKALIASVLISLIVIHLVEADQVNTDAAKKKIDCGAACSARCQLSSRPNLCKRACGTCCSRCSCVPPGTSGNRDVCPCYATMTTRGGKLKCP; encoded by the exons ATGGCCATCTCAAAGGCTTTAATTGCTTCTGTTCTCATTTCTCTTATCGTTATCCATCTCGTTGAAGCTGATCAG GTGAACACAGATgcagcaaagaaaaaaatag ATTGTGGAGCAGCATGTAGTGCGAGGTGTCAGTTATCGTCTAGGCCGAACCTGTGCAAGAGGGCATGTGGGACTTGCTGTTCTCGCTGCAGCTGTGTTCCTCCAGGCACTTCCGGCAACCGTGATGTATGCCCCTGCTACGCCACCATGACCACCCGTGGTGGCAAACTCAAGTGCCCTTGA